In Kiritimatiellales bacterium, the following are encoded in one genomic region:
- the pgi gene encoding glucose-6-phosphate isomerase, whose translation MTALNQRAEWTAIEKHFNFIEKLHLRQLFADDAGRAEKFSLPACDLLIDYSKNRITAETMQKLFSLAEATGLREKIEAMFTGKKINKTENRAVLHTALRTPRDAEVFVDGENVIPAVHTVLDRMADFSNRVRTGEWKGFSGKRIKNIVNIGIGGSDLGPVMAYEALKPYSQRDLTVRFISNIDGTHIVETLRDLEADQTLFIIASKTFTTQETMTNAGTARDWLLKQLHDEAAVARHFVAVSTNAGEVSKFGIDTANMFGFWNWVGGRYSLCSAIGLPVMIAIGADNFQRMLTGFHAMDVHFRTAPFDRNAPVILALLGIWYNNFFGAATQAILPYDQYMSRFAAYFQQGDMESNGKYITQAGSRVEWQTGPVIWGEPGTNGQHAFYQLIHQGTQLIPCDFIGFAKSQNPVGDHHVKLMANFFAQTEALAFGKTAEELKTEHTPPELIPHKTFAGNRPTNTIMAEKLTPETLGQLIALYEHKIFTQGMIWDIFSFDQWGVQLGKILASAILPELESDTELKHDGSTNRLIEYFRKNK comes from the coding sequence ATGACTGCTTTGAATCAGCGTGCCGAATGGACGGCCATTGAAAAACATTTTAATTTCATTGAAAAACTGCATCTGCGGCAGCTATTTGCAGACGATGCCGGCCGCGCGGAAAAATTTTCACTGCCGGCATGTGATCTGCTGATCGATTATTCTAAAAACCGCATCACCGCTGAAACAATGCAAAAACTGTTTTCGCTGGCAGAAGCCACCGGGCTGCGCGAAAAAATTGAAGCGATGTTCACCGGCAAAAAAATAAATAAAACCGAAAACCGCGCAGTACTGCATACCGCGCTGCGTACACCGCGCGACGCCGAAGTATTTGTTGACGGAGAAAATGTAATTCCGGCGGTACATACGGTACTCGACCGCATGGCAGATTTTTCTAACCGCGTACGTACCGGCGAATGGAAGGGATTTAGTGGAAAACGCATTAAAAATATTGTAAACATCGGCATCGGCGGTTCAGATCTCGGTCCGGTGATGGCCTATGAAGCACTCAAGCCGTATTCGCAGCGTGATCTCACCGTGCGGTTCATTTCAAATATTGACGGCACTCATATTGTTGAAACACTGCGTGACCTTGAGGCTGATCAAACACTGTTCATCATCGCCTCCAAAACATTCACAACGCAGGAAACAATGACGAACGCCGGAACGGCGCGCGACTGGCTGCTGAAACAGCTGCACGATGAAGCGGCGGTAGCCAGACACTTTGTCGCCGTTTCAACGAACGCCGGTGAGGTTTCTAAATTCGGTATCGACACGGCCAATATGTTCGGATTCTGGAACTGGGTCGGCGGACGGTATTCGCTCTGCTCCGCCATCGGTCTGCCGGTCATGATCGCCATCGGCGCCGACAATTTCCAGCGCATGCTCACCGGATTTCATGCAATGGATGTGCATTTTCGCACTGCGCCGTTTGACCGGAATGCGCCGGTGATTCTGGCGCTGCTCGGTATTTGGTATAATAATTTTTTCGGTGCCGCCACACAGGCGATTTTACCGTACGATCAATATATGAGCCGTTTCGCTGCATATTTTCAGCAGGGCGATATGGAGTCGAACGGCAAATATATTACACAGGCCGGCAGCCGCGTTGAGTGGCAGACCGGACCGGTCATCTGGGGCGAGCCGGGCACCAACGGGCAGCACGCGTTTTATCAGCTGATTCATCAGGGTACCCAACTCATTCCCTGCGACTTCATCGGTTTTGCCAAATCACAGAACCCCGTCGGCGATCACCACGTTAAACTCATGGCCAACTTTTTTGCGCAGACTGAAGCGCTGGCGTTTGGCAAAACCGCCGAAGAGCTGAAAACAGAACATACGCCGCCGGAGCTCATCCCGCACAAAACGTTCGCCGGCAACCGCCCGACCAACACCATCATGGCGGAAAAGCTCACACCGGAAACTCTCGGACAGCTCATCGCCCTCTATGAACACAAAATTTTCACACAGGGCATGATCTGGGATATTTTCTCGTTCGATCAGTGGGGCGTACAGCTCGGGAAAATCCTCGCATCCGCTATTCTGCCGGAACTGGAAAGCGATACTGAACTTAAACACGACGGCTCTACCAACCGGTTGATCGAATATTTCCGGAAAAATAAATAA
- a CDS encoding Hsp20/alpha crystallin family protein yields MLWPIQRSCYPAGLRYKTIDDLFGGLLKDSERLVPRFDISETAEAVTIDMELPGIEQKDIELTVKNSILTIKGEKKQEEKKEDKNVLVSERSYGCFERSLKLGTEIDTEKIEASFKNGVLTVTVLKNEPEKRKARSIEIKSA; encoded by the coding sequence ATGCTATGGCCAATACAAAGAAGCTGTTATCCGGCAGGATTACGCTACAAAACGATTGACGATCTCTTCGGCGGTTTGCTGAAAGATTCCGAACGGCTCGTTCCGCGGTTTGATATTTCTGAAACCGCTGAAGCCGTTACGATCGATATGGAACTGCCCGGCATCGAGCAGAAAGATATCGAGCTCACTGTAAAAAACAGCATTCTCACCATTAAAGGTGAAAAGAAGCAGGAGGAAAAGAAAGAGGATAAAAATGTCCTCGTGTCCGAACGCAGCTACGGGTGCTTCGAACGCTCGCTTAAACTCGGAACAGAAATTGATACAGAAAAAATTGAGGCGTCCTTCAAAAACGGCGTTCTTACAGTCACTGTATTAAAAAACGAACCCGAAAAACGCAAAGCGCGTTCGATTGAAATAAAAAGTGCTTAA